A genomic region of Metopolophium dirhodum isolate CAU chromosome 1, ASM1992520v1, whole genome shotgun sequence contains the following coding sequences:
- the LOC132937390 gene encoding uncharacterized protein LOC132937390: MKTDTVNAKMKKEAWIIIQDEYNSQSIENLRTALILKNKYNNVKQVVKKHCADERVFRRGTGGGPTRLFPESSTATTVGEMLQTKMTGEPTVFDSDYVNDTWETNLMENENNDCFNDEQIITVNFEDPEESESVCTPHISAYLKSTPPLIATSTSAASGGMHFFNKLYIKTC, translated from the exons ATGAAAACCGATACCGTAAATGCAAA aaTGAAAAAAGAAGCATGGATCATTATTCAAGATGAGTATAATAGCCAGTCCATTGAAAATCTCCGTACGGCActaatcttgaaaaataaatataacaacgtCAAGCAAGTAGTAAAAAAGCATTGTGCCGATGAAAGGGTATTCCGTCGGGGCACTGGAGGTGGACCAACTAGATTGTTTCCTGAATCATCAACTGCTACGACAGTAGGAGAAATGTTACAAACTAAGATGACAGGTGAACCTACAGTTTTTGATTCAGACTATGTTAATGATACGTGGGAAACTAATCTGatggaaaatgaaaacaatGACTGTTTTAATGATGAACAAATTATAACTGTCAATTTTGAAG accCAGAGGAAAGTGAATCAGTATGCACACCGCATATATCAGCATATTTAAAATCTACACCACCTTTAATAGCCACTAGTACTTCTGCAGCTTCAGGGggtatgcatttttttaataaattatacattaaaacatgTTAG